In Mytilus galloprovincialis chromosome 1, xbMytGall1.hap1.1, whole genome shotgun sequence, the following are encoded in one genomic region:
- the LOC143080462 gene encoding uncharacterized protein LOC143080462: MEGSDGEKIKQEEQEKTSVEEPSVILQSHSNTDKEADDQQLTGNMIHVHDCDICGKQYTSNYQFKLHMRHHAGMKVYACEVCDFADLRKHSLEIHMRTHTGNKPYQCEKCGKGFKEKKHVLKHMRTHSDDRPFVCDICGKTFKNIQNLKKHVKQHTSANPHKCGVCCTGFSQAVELEEHMSTHPVQDGPFKCDVCCKVFSQRFDLEEHMKTDPDGDGPYKCYVCCKEFERSEQLQIHLRVIHKCIKCGEVFKNSALLKIHKQIHVGKKCFVCSICGTAFKKKQTLERHFTRHSDEKPFKCDVCGKCLKQDKNLKRHLKIHTGDTDQLICNVCDKVFFKRCSLKEHMILHTGEKPYKCEICDEAFSQNRRLKVHLRMHKCYKCDICGKVFSQSQSLAKHVTTHTGDSPYRCVVCDKGFLKHVALQNHMRKHSQDYDDRPYKCGECGKGFPWPYFLETHLRSHTGDKPYNCDICGKYFICKSTLNTHTQRLHTAVKPLNPDTSGERLSSSSNLNQQTTDKRHKCGICGKGFNRPIKLNLHMITHTGERPYKCEICCKGLCSSTSLKKHMRLHTDPTKIKSHMRLLTDAADMRKHRKLHIGTTNL; this comes from the exons ATGGAGGGAAGTGATGGAGAGAAGATTAAACAGGAGGAACAAGAAAAAACATCAG TCGAGGAACCTTCAGTCATCCTACAGAGTCATAGCAACACAGACAAAGAAGCAGATGATCAACAACTCACAGgaaacatgatacatgtacatgattgtgatatatgtggtaaacaATATACATCTAATTATCAGTTCAAGTTACACATGCGACATCATGCTGGAATGAAAGTTTACGCTTGTGAAGTGTGTGATTTTGCGGATTTAAGGAAACATAGTTTGGAAATACACATGAGAACTCATACTGGTAATAAACCTTATCAGTGTGAAAAATGTGGAAAAGggttcaaagaaaaaaaacatgtattgaaGCACATGAGAACACATTCTGATGATAGACCCTTTGTTTGTGACATATGTGGTAAAACATTTAAgaatattcaaaacttaaaaaaacatgtaaaacaacaTACAAGTGCCAACCCTCACAAATGTGGTGTATGTTGTACAGGATTTAGTCAGGCTGTTGAGTTAGAGGAACACATGAGTACACATCCCGTACAGGATGGTCCTTTTAAATGTGATGTGTGTTGTAAAGTGTTTAGTCAGCGTTTTGATTTAGAGGAACACATGAAAACAGACCCTGACGGTGATGGTCCTTATAAATGTTATGTATGTTGTAAAGAGTTTGAACGGAGTGAGCAATTACAGATCCACTTAAGAGTGATACATAAATGCATTAAGTGTGGAGAAGTGTTCAAAAATTCAGCACTCTTGAAGATACACAAGCAAATACATGTTGGTAAAAAATGCTTTGTGTGCAGCATATGTGGTACAGCCTTTAAGAAGAAGCAAACATTAGAAAGACATTTTACAAGACATTCTGATGAAAAACCTtttaaatgtgatgtatgtggtaaatgcTTGAAACAGGATAAGAACCTAAAAAGGCACTTGAAAATACATACAGGTGATACAGATCAATTAATATGTAATGTATGTGATAAAGTGTTTTTTAAGAGGTGTTCCTTAAAGGAGCACATGATACTACACACTGGTGAAAAACCATATAAATGTGAAATATGTGATGAAGCATTTAGTCAGAATAGACGTTTAAAAGTACACTTGAGAATGCATAAATGTTATAAATGTGATATATGCGGTAAAGTGTTTAGTCAAAGTCAAAGTTTAGCAAAACATGTCACAACTCACACAGGTGATAGTCCTTATAGATGTGTTGTCTGCGATAAAggttttttaaaacatgtagccCTTCAAAACCACATGAGAAAACACTCACAGGATTATGATGATAGACCTTACAAATGTGGAGAGTGTGGGAAGGGATTTCCATGGCCTTATTTTTTAGAGACACACTTGAGGTCCCATACGGGGGATAAACCTTATAattgtgatatatgtggtaaatattttatttgtaaaagcaCTCTTAACACACATACACAGAGATTACATACTGCAGTCAAACCTTTAAATCCTGATACATCTGGTGAACGTTTAAGTAGTTCATCTAATCTAAATCAACAAACTACTGACAAACGTCATAAATGTGGTATTTGTGGTAAAGGTTTCAATAGGCCAATCAAATTAAATTTACACATGATAACTCACACGGGTGAGAGGCCTTATAAATGTGAAATATGTTGTAAAGGACTCTGTAGTTCAACCAGCTTAAAAAAGCATATGAGATTACATACTGACCCAACTAAGATAAAAAGTCACATGAGATTACTCACTGATGCAGCTGATATGAGAAAGCACAGGAAGTTACATATTGGCACAACCAACTTATAA
- the LOC143080486 gene encoding uncharacterized protein LOC143080486, producing MEGNTQDLNMSGKIFSTDVPSVDHMETHSAVNVCVCDICGKSYSTKSNLKIHMRIHTRTGDKPYKCDKCGKSYSTRTNLKVHMRIHTRTGEKPYKCDKCGTKFNHKGNLHRHTKNRYCKTNLKTHSAVKVCVCDICGKTCSNRYNLKIHMRIHTGEKPHICEICGTSFRYRKNYNKHKTVHSQSVMSVSKCNVCEKTFTESLNLENHMRIHTGEKPYKCDKCGTRFNDKGSLRRHIRNRICDKIYKCDVCNKGFSKSYNLHEHRKMHISDQTYKCTDCGEEIGQFSDLMIHIKNTHTKTVEKPFKCDICGKGFSQNKYLKKHFKSKHTVDNVDKLYKCDICNKGISNIHNLKLIQKHMMIHNGEKLFKCDVCYKQCETISNLNEHLKIHTNDYKCIVCGRRCRSRYVLKEHMIVHMDEKPYKCDSCGKGFKSARYLASHIKIHTSERPYKCNVCHRRFSGRGPLRNHLRTHTGEKPFRCDICNEQFSRNEALQTHLRKH from the coding sequence ATGGAGGGGAACACTCAAGATCTCAATATGAGTGGTAAAATATTTAGTACCGATGTACCTTCAGTTGACCACATGGAAACACATTCTGCTGTTAACGTTTGTGTATGCGATATATGTGGTAAATCGTATAGTACGAAATCCAACTTGAAAATACACATGCGGATACATACTCGTACTggtgataaaccttataaatgtgataaATGTGGAAAATCATATAGTACGAGAACCAACTTGAAAGTACACATGCGGATACATACTAGAACTGGTgaaaaaccttataaatgtgataaATGTGGTACAAAATTTAACCACAAAGGCAACTTGCATAGACACACAAAAAATCGTTATTGcaaaaccaatttgaaaacacatTCTGCTGTTAAAGTTTGTGTATGTGATATTTGTGGTAAAACGTGTAGTAATAGATACAATTTAAAGATACACATGCGGATACATACTGGTGAAAAACCTCATATTTGTGAGATTTGTGGTACAAGTTTTAGATATCGTAAGAATTATAATAAACACAAGACAGTTCACTCTCAGTCTGTCATGTCTGTTAGTAAATGTAATGTTTGTGAGAAAACATTTACTGAGAGTCTGAACTTAGAGAATCACATGAGAATACACACGGGTGAAAAACCCTATAAATGTGATAAATGCGGTACAAGATTTAACGACAAAGGTAGTTTGCGGAGACACATAAGAAATCGTATTTgtgataaaatttataaatgcgatgtttGCAATAAAGGATTTAGTAAAAGTTACAACTTGCATGAGCATAGAAAAATGCATATATCAGATCAAACTTATAAATGTACTGATTGTGGAGAAGAAATTGGTCAATTCAGCGACTTAATGATACACATTAAAAACACACACACTAAGACTGTAGAAAAACCCTTtaaatgtgatatatgtggtaaagggtttagccAGAATAAATACCTGAAAAAACACTTTAAGAGTAAGCATACGGTTGATAATGTTGACAAACTTTATAAATGTGATATATGTAACAAAGGAATAAGTAATATTCATAACTTGAAGCTGATACAGAAGCACATGATGATACACAATGGGGAAAAACTTTTTAAATGTGATGTATGTTATAAACAGTGTGAAACGATCTCGAACCTAAATGAACATTTGAAAATCCACACAAATGACTATAAATGTATTGTCTGTGGTAGACGCTGTAGATCAAGGTATGTTTTAAAGGAACACATGATAGTTCATATGGATGAAAAACCTTATAAGTGTGATTCGTGTGGTAAAGGGTTTAAAAGTGCTCGTTACTTGGCAAGTCACATAAAAATACACACTAGTGAAAGACCTTATAAATGTAATGTATGTCACAGACGGTTCAGCGGAAGAGGACCTTTACGAAATCACTTGAGAACACACACTGGTGAGAAACCTTTTAGGTGCGATATATGCAATGAACAGTTTAGTCGGAATGAAGCATTACAAACACATTTGAGGAAACATTGA